The sequence GAAGGTCCGTTCTGGCTCGCATGGGCGCGCGGTGATTCGACCGGATCGGCCGGCCTGGCCAACGGCCGGACGCCGGCCGGTCTCGGCGATGAGATTACCTATCAGGGCGACTTCGGCCTGGGCGCCCCCACCCTCGTCGCACTCGGCGGGGCCCTGCATTTATTGTGGTCGGGCTCGGCCGATTCTTATCTGAATATCGCGCGGATCGCTGAAACTCCCGCGCTCGCCAATTCGTTCGTCAAACTGCGCGCGGACCTCTCGCTCAGCGATTGGTTCATGGTCTGGAATACCGATATTCTGAACCGGTCCGATGTCGATCTCGGGGCCGCGGGTCCGTTACTCCTGCCGGGCACGGACCTTCTGATCGGAGGAGGCAAAGAAGGCAAGATGTACCTCCTGCAGCGCAACAATCTCGGCGGCTTCTGCGCGAAATGCGGAGAGCCGAACGGCGACAGCCAGATCCCTCAATGGTTCCAGGCAGCTCCCAAACCCTGCGAAATCTCTCCCGCCGACTGTGGCGCGCTGCCTCCGGCCGCGACCTTTTATCACATCCATGGATCGCCCGTGTATTGGGACGGCCCGGGCGGCCCGTTCATCTACATCTGGAGCGAAGCCAGCAACCTCCGCCGATTCAAGTTTGAAAACGGCAGGTTCGTTACGACTCCGGTCACAAACGAAGTGACGACGCCTGCAAGAAGCATGCCCGGCGCCATGCTTTCGCTTTCCGCGAACGGAAATGACCGGACGACGGGCATCATATGGACTACATATCCGACAGGCTGCACCGGCAAACGTGACGGTACCGAGAAAGATGTCCGCTGCGCGGATCCGAGGTACTGGGGCGATGCGAGTGCGGGAACAGTCCGGGGAACCCTGCGCGCATTCGACGCCACGTCCTTAAAGGAACTCTGGAACAGCGACGAACAAGGCGCAGATACGCTCGGTTTTGTGTCGAAATTCGCTCCGCCGACGATCGTGAACGGCAAAGTCTATGTATCCACTTTCTCAGATCCGGCCGTCGAAAATTGTCAGGCCGATGGCTGCAGAGCCAGGCTGGTTGTCTACGGCCTGAAAAGGTAGTGCCCCCTCTGCTACTCTGATTTGGTTGCCGCTGGAATCCGGACCTCCAGCGCGTCACTTTCGACCTGCTTGGAATAATTCCAGTCATTCGGAAAAATTCGCATTTTTTTTGTGCCCGTTGCATTGACCTCCGTGAGTCCCCATCCGAAACTTAATTCCTGTATCCAAGGTCTTTAAAACGTAACAACCGCGAGAAGAATTCTCACGAAACAAAGGAGCCCCCCCGTATGATGCGAAGCTCTCGCCGAATTGCTGTTGGTTTGTCTGTCCTTCTTGCCCTGTTGGTCGTCGTGGCCGTGCATGGCCAGGGCTTGAACTCCATTCCAAACGGAATACCTTTCCTGAATCCGAATGGCGCGTCGAGCACGTACAGCACGGCCGGTTCGATCGATCTGACCGGCCCGTTTTTCCAGAGTCTCGGCACGAACGGGCGTACCTGCGCCACATGCCATCAGCTGAGCGACGGAATGTCGGTGGCCGCATCCAACGTGGAGCTGCGGTTCGACCTGACTGCCGGACTCGATCCGATTTTCCGCACCAATGATGGTTCCAACTGCAATCACAACATCAATGTCTCGACGCTGCAGGGCCGGCGCGCGGCGTATAGCCTTCTCCGCACACGCGGATTGATCCGTATTGCGATCAACGTTCCGCCGAATGCGGACTTCGACGTGGTCCACGTCGACAACCCATATGCCTGTAACGAAACGGATGTGATTTCGATGTATCGGCGGCCGTTGCCCGCGACCAACCTGCGTTTTCTGAGCGCGGTCATGTGGGATGGCCGGGAATCGGCGCCGGCGACCGGCACCACAAAGATTCTATTCAACAACTACCCCACAGCGCTTTTGAATGACCTTGCCCACCAGTCGGTCGATGCAACCAACGGACACGCTCAGGGCAATGGGACAAAGCCCACGGCGGCAGAACAGCAGGCGATTGTGAATTTCGAGATGGGCCTGTCCACGGCGCAATCCATCTCCTTCAGCGGAGGGATTTTGAATGCCCAAGGCGCCATGGGAGGTCCTCTGGCGTTGCTCACCCAGCCGTTTTTCATCAGCATCGATTCCAGCGTCAACGTCCTATTGCCGCAACTCGAGCAGCCGGGAGGATTGGTGACGCCGGGCGACGGAAAATTCACGCCCAACATCTTTAATACGTTCAGTGCCTGGTCCGGACTGCCGCACTTCGACCCGCGTGCCGCGATCGCGCGGGGAGAGACGATATTCAATACCAAGCAGATCAACATCACGGGCGTGGCGGGTATCAACGACGACGTCTCCGCGGGCGGCCTGGTTGCCGGCGGCATTCCAGTGCTCAAAGGGACTTGCGGCACGTGTCATGACACCCCCAATGTCGGCAATCATTCGTTCCCGACGCCGTTGAACATCGGCGTGGGCGATCCGACCAACGGGACTTCGTCGTTTTCGCTGGGCGGTCTGGACATCAGCTACCTGCCGAAAATTACTGTTCGGAGCAAGGCGACCGGAGAGTTGAAGACAACGACCGATCTCGGTCAGGCGTTGATCGACGGACAATTCGTTCACGTCGGGAAGCTCAAGGGTCCTATTCTTCGAGGTCTTTCCGCGCGCGCGCCGTTCTTTCATAACGGTTCGGCGGAGACTCTGCTGGATGTGGTGCGTTTCTACGAGGTCCGTTTCGGCGTCGTCTTCACGCATCAGGAAGAGTCCGACCTGGTCGCTTTCCTGGGCGCGCTGTAACACGAGAGGTGCGGGTTTATCCGCCGTGGTAAACTCGCATCATTTTCTCGGAGCGTACCCTGCGAGGGCGCGGTGGTGTCGAAACAATATCGGACGTTCGCGTCATTTTATCCGTACTATTTGTCGGAACACCGCAACCCGACGTGCCGGCGGCTGCATTTCGGCGGGTCTGTCCTGATTGCCGCAGCCCTGGGTTATGTTCTGGTCACTCAATCATGGCTCGGACTGCTGGCTCTGCCGGTGCTCGGTTACGGCTTCGGCTGGATCGGGCATGCCTTCTTCGAGAAGAACGTTCCCACGACGTCCACTTATCCGT comes from Terriglobia bacterium and encodes:
- a CDS encoding DUF962 domain-containing protein, which codes for MVSKQYRTFASFYPYYLSEHRNPTCRRLHFGGSVLIAAALGYVLVTQSWLGLLALPVLGYGFGWIGHAFFEKNVPTTSTYPFYSFCAYWVMVKDIAIGRLKF